TTTTATCCGACAAATCCTTGCTCCATTTTCTCAATTCCTAGAATTTTTATTCACCTCTccgatattgaaaaaaaattagaaattttaaataacataagaCTACTTAAATCactttaattattacttaaaacattattttacttcTGATTTAGggatttcttaaattatttagtaagaaTTGAAAGTTCAACTACATAAGCATTATCGCCTTTGTGAAAGAATGAAGAAACATTACTTTTTACCTATATTTAATCaagagcttatttttttaatgttatttttctaattttattttaggtgGGTATAATAAAGCCTATTAGTTTCTACTGGAAATCCtaatttgtgtattttgggTTATACAGATTTTAGTTTAGTTTATTGATACAGATGGAATTATCTAactacctaaatatatattgcaaatgtattttttaatttgctttcttaaaaataattaaaataatgtcaaTAAAGATGACAGCTTTAATGTTGAAAAGTCTTACTTCGTTAACATGATTCCATCATATTATGAAGTACAAATACTGATTATCAAAGTGGATCCCTTGAAAAAACATTTCCATTGCAATTTTATTATGACCATATCAATTTATTAGGATCTGAAATTCTCCGGAAAGTTTCTGAACCATAAAAGGTTCCACgtagaaaaaagtttaagaaactCTTATTGCttacttttgtaatttatattttctaagaaaaatatattttacaatgtaaaaattaatgtgGCTTAAAAAGAGATAAGAGATCCCTCCCccttcttcatctttttttaatactattaatctccgtatgcatttttttatatacttaaatcactcattattaatttttattttagaaaaatacttatCAAATATCTCTTTGAgaatagtttcaaaaatcaattataaatgaatgaattttcatcttggatcctttttttaatcttattattttagGATTGGAAATGTTAATAGAAGAAAGCCGAAAATCCTTGTTATCTCCTTGGAGCTCAATAATAACTCCAGCTGATCTGGGGTATTCAAATTACTCACTATCTCGCTCGCGAAGACTGGAATCTCCTTATCGCTTCAAAACCCCTTTTTCTAACAATGTTCTTGGTGTTTTGAACGACTACTATTATGTTCCCAAGGAATATCTACATTCTTCAATTCTCTATGATCAATTACCCTTGCCAGGATCTCATTATTGGCCCAcggatcttttattttttcttttctataccGCAGTAGGAGAGGTATTGCAATTAATTGCTGGTTATAATTTATTCGATCGTGGATGGCgattcaataaattaacaagGACATGGATAGCCAGAATACCTCAAGTCCCTCTTGAGGAAAGGTCTTATGAATTTGAGAGAGGgacatatcaatattttgatgtttcctcTGGATCAAAAAAGACTGCAAAACTTACTCTTTACTATAAAGAATTTTCCGATCGTATTGGACTTCCTGAAGACTACAAAGGAATTTACTCATCAGGAGCCTATATTGGGAGTCAACAGGCCGCTATTGCAGCTGCGCATAAGCGTAAAGAAGCTGCAGCAATTGCATATTTCAAGTCTATGAAGTCAGCTCTTGTAAATGGTGTTCGTTATTAAATAATGCTACATGTCTGTCTCAAGACCTTTTTACACTAGCTTCAGAATCATCTCTACAAGATTAATATTGCCAAAGATAAAACTGATAGAAAGATGATTGTTAACCAATAGTTTGATGGTGCAGgaaaatagtttatttcatatatatgtttctTTGTTATGTTAATTCCCTTCCGTATGAAACTTTCTTATTATATTACAGGCATCGGAATTGTCTCTCTACTAGTGCAATTTTAGTCAACATGAATCTAGTCTTTgagtttcttttaatattatagatattttttaagtctTAATTCAAAGTTCAAAAGTAGACACAGTTAATTAGGATTAGATACGAAAAAGATACGTCAAACAGTTTTAAAAGTAGACACAGTTTGAGCttcgaattatttttaaataaacctgTTGTGTTTTACATTTTATCatctaattcaaatttttaaaaatgttcaattaaaggatttttttctctatttaacATTAAATTGCTGACAAATTCTAATGCCTGTTACTTTTGTACTTAGCTCTGGAagtggatattttaaaataaaccctcaatattttttgcatgtGCTATCTGTGTTTTGATAGCATAGACTAATTTAGCTCAAATCTAAATCGATTAACTACAATTATTGCTTATATTTGTCCTTCTCTCaattaatatgaattgatttgGGAGGatgaattttgaatatatttcctCCCAAATTTCATGTAAATaggctttttaaaattttaaatgctatgaaaagacaaaaatattataataattggcGTTTctgtttcattaataaaaacaataacttttttttttgtaaagttcttgcttacttattgaataaaattaaccTATGTCTATGgctcaaaaattacaacaatattatttatcggATACTGATTAGTATCCATGTTTCCAGAAGCGTAACTAGAGGTCTTGTCTGTGCATCGAGCCGATAAACCAGGGAGCCAAAAAATTCCATTACAACTGATTAAGTTATGACGAAAGTCAACTGTAATTAACTTTTCTTAagttatattatacttatattgcaaacttttattttgaattgtatgCTTTCTTATTAGAGAGAGAAAGGGCGTGGattggattttaaaattgaacatgTAATTTATAATAGCCAGTAAATGAAAACTGCTTCATCATAGTCGTTGAAATCGCAGGGGGGGAAGGAATCATAGttcaaatttcttttgtaaACCACTCATAAAATATCCCTCACCATTCCTCcacgaaaaataaattgtatctcGAGCTTATTCTAAAATTGAAAAGCCTCTTGACTCTTGGTTTACCAAGTGATAAGGTCCAGTAACCATGGGTACCATATTTACAACACCTACTTAACTGCAAACTATCTTATTTTAGTAGAATATAACAAAAGATTACAATGATATAAAACACCAGTATTAGGGtgacaataaaatcattttttttggaaaagtgaaAGGCTTATGCTAAAAAATGGTtcctaattatacaaaaaacatttaataaaagtttgaacagttttcaaaaatattgcataCTGCAACCCAAAAGTTGAATTGATCAACATGAACTTTGCAATTCagcaaaacaatttaaatttgtaataactATGGCCTTAGTTAccttttaatgaccttttttttaccattttaattcaattttatcacATAAAACCAGTAATAAAAAGTCCAATAGTTGGGTTGCGATATgctaaagaagtaaaaaaaacgGGTCATAacctaaatttcaatcaacttaaATTGCCATCATTTTGAAtacctaaatattatatttgttgaaataattataaaatatatttcatcgtAAATTTAGTAAGCTTATTTATTATTGCTCTTACAAAAAAGCATTAATTTGTAGTATATGGACAGTATTTATGCTAATACacagtttttttgttgaaaatgtagattttcaaaaatttagggcagttgagctacctctaaatacaTTCTTAAAAACTGTTGAAACTTTTCTTCAATAAGTTTTGTAGAATTAGGAACTATTTTTCAACCTAAcccatttatttttccaaaaaaaaaaagaaaagattttattgtcatccaaaaaaaagaaactgagaaTTAACGTGGTCACCATGACAACATGAATAGTGTTTGGGAGgataacagcttagctgtcatgaagtagatatagacaggaattactgcgatgtcgatcctcaattctactctgagtccaacaaggacttatacttataactctacaacaaatccttagaGTTAATCTTTGTCCATCTAGCACTAGTAATTACTttactcaagaataaaataataatgacgactGCTTTGGCAAATGAAAACTATGTTCAAATAacagttacaaaaataattcaaatttgatattattttaacctCTGAATATAAGAGTCTAGATTAGTgtttcttaaactattttttttatgacagggcacattaataatacaattaattatttctttaataaatgtggattttgtttttaggatagctatggatttttaaattttttttccataaaaattattattttaaattattttcgaaattttttaattttttgtgaactgctctgaatttttgaatttatttttcccaaaaattaaatattctccaaaatagaatcctgtggacgcccctgtaacgtattgtttatttttgaattttgtatttggTGCATGGAAGAAACATAAAACCTAAATGCAAGGATGTatccaaatcatttttttcttaaaaaatttagtatatagtacatattttgtatctaagcgttcatgtttatatttctataataaataagtatgtacaAAGGAAGTTGATTgatagtatacatacatattacatatatgatatgatataacaggggtgtctgcaggattattattattgtttttggagggggcttggtttttttgagtttttttttgaaaaaatgaataataatgccACGGTCGGTCCAATTAAATAACTGATATTGGAccttttagtttctttttagagaaaaagtTGCGAGATACAGTAAAGTTAACAACACAATATCTTTCGTGTTAGTTTTTTCTTAGTGTTGGCTTCTTTAGCTCGAATTATTTCTTATGAAGCTATAAATATCCCTACTATTgactaaataaagaaaagtataagAATTGGAGACTATGACATATTTAGCCAACTACCAGTTAATACCGTGATTGATCCTAATTTTAGAGAAGGAAAGGTTAAGAGATATCCGTAAAAATTGCTATGTTCATATGTTCTTAGGTCCATGACTTACTTTAACAATGTCTATTGTAATCCATGGTAGATACATACTACAAGGTGAATATCTTAATTGAATCTAtcaacttttctttgaaaaagagaaaaaaaatgtatgaaatttaAATCAGCTGTTGCAATGCTATCCTTAACACACATGAATTaggtatatgaaatatatatttttgaaattttttttctaaataaaataatatttgtatttttttttcaataaaattaatcttttgtgaataactgtagatttttgaatttatttttcaaaaattcaatatttgaaattttttctaaatttattttccataaagtttatttttcttactgttttatgtaaataaatatggatttttgaaattttttccaaaaaatttaatatttgaaatttaattttaataactgggaaattactacaatggcaaaacataagttcaaaaggccatttgtcatatttttatgaaaaaaacttatttattatttttaaatcgttttataactatataaaaaaagatctgTGAAAGTCactatattatgatttatgaattttacaggcctgatttttttgacatttggctatagaaatctaaatttttttttccttaaaaatattacaaatggttgaaaaatggtcattttaatttttataatgtcaatgtagtaatttctcagttttTCAAGCCCATTTGTGGCGGGTGCACAAGAGCCTTCGCGTACAagtttatagtattataataggtctagtaaaaatatttaaattaaattatttttccaatagatagCTTTAGTAATCCGAatctcgcgttgtataagtCCGATCGGGCTAAGCTTGGTGACATTAGgtttaaaaagataaaacttCGTATTAAAAGTACTTCTTACACAATTTCATTGTTGCttgagtcaatatttttttatttagcatcAAAGATCTCATGATTGTCTCCATTGATGTATGCACCGCCGATATGTAAAaactaaaagaaacagaaaattaatacggtcacccttacaatttgaagaatgtttggtagGAGAGCAGATTAACTGTTATACTATTTtatgtcttcaaaaattaaataataatgataaaaactacTGAAAATTATGACCATGTTatgattgccaactagaaaagcCGCTCCCGCTTTCtaagacatgttttatacaaatttagtcGTCtccatagataaaaataatactataatggaaGAGGgtggctttttgtagttgcaacctgaaaatatgttttcattttcttaagctattctcattattctttcattcttgaggagataacatataTGTCGCATAAACTATAAAGGTTAACCACAAATTTGTTTGCTCATACATGACGGAGAATAACGCTGAGGGGTTATAAGTATAAAGCCTTGTTGTagtcggagtagaattgaggatctacgtcagagtaattcctgtctatataATTTCTACATATGGAGTTGGGTTTGTGTTTATTACTTTGATCTCATAGGTGTTTGCAGTCATGACAGCAATattgctcttctccaaaacaatTTTCAGATTGTCAGattgaccacgttaattttctgGGGGTTTTCTTTAACATGTCAGTGGATAGTCTTATGTTCATCTGTTCGGCTTATTAATAATTAcgaagttttttaaaattaatagcaatttaagggaaattattttgagaaaaacaaaacatttggGGTTTATATCTAATTTGATTGGATCATTAAAAAAGTAGGAGAAAAAGAGCATTTACAAGGAATGATGatgataatagtaatatataaatatggtgattgatatttttatggaatttctATACTTTCGATAATATTTTAGAGCGCCAAGAGCAACATaagcagaaaaatatatatgtttctctattggaaaaatataatatattttaaatacgatagtttccttttcttctctctttatatatctatgtatgtatacattctTTCGGGAAATATGATAAGAAGCGTCTCTTTGACAATACATTATGAGGTGCTATGTATCTAtagtgtatataatataatacaaaatgcaAATGTATACTCCTATTCTCTTTTTATGCCAAAAATAGTCTCATGTCTCATTTATGATGTCTTCAATGGAAAAGTAATTtgctaataatttttgtttgtcaatataaaaaggATATGTGGAgtaacgtagctcaatggaaccgccctcgggagaaattattctcttgaactcaatgcgCGTAGGTTCACGTCTTCGTCCTTCCCAAAGAAGTAAGTATACATTacgtatatggacttcaaagacaattcctaggtcagatggagtaattctaatattataatacttacttataattatagcATATAgtactagaaacctgtaagtAAAGGCTCAAGTGCCCCCGCTACAAATGGGGTtaaagaactgagaaattactacaGCGATATAGCATAAGTTCAAAAcgccatttgttatatttttatggaaaaaaagtaatttttagaaacaaacatgtatttatataaaaaagtcagagatgtgaaattcataaatcacagtttttatgaatgtatttactTTCAATATCAAGCCTATTATAGGtctctttttttagatatacattcgagtatttaaatctaaataaagctgttttttttggataaaaatatagaaaatggtTGACAAATAACCTTATCACCTTGTGCCATGTCATTGTTGTAATTTCTTAGTTGGTCTACCATATTTGTAGAGGGCGCCATTGAGCCTTTGCTTACATGTTTATAGtggtatatgatttttttttgtaagagtggGAGGAATAGACgagagcaagacatatggtatacctgaattaagacccttgttaatatcagctgtctgtttGATGATTTTGAAGGTAGAAAATGTACTACTTCTATAAAGAGgggaactttctacatttaaaatagcatgaGTGCAAggtaattatattcaaattcatatatattaattttattacgtatttttaaaacaatttacatcgaagataggcgataattcttctttcagatgGAGATGTTTACTCACTtacgactgattaaataatgaataaaaaggaagaaagagcacacacattgactgtttttccttttctattcgTTATACTTAGCTTTTTCTTTACGCATATCCCatctttatttatacttattagtgCAACTCcttctgaccaattaaaagaacattaaaaaaatcttatataaaaatcaagcataggagaaaatcaatattttttttaacttaatatatatgtacatacatacagcccaatgATTCAGAGGTATATTTGagaatatgtttattattttaatttgagggATGAGTTAAGGTCAGCTTTAATACTTGTACTTAATTGCCATTAAGTCCTATAATTGAGTACTTAAACTTAAGTATTTATGTAGCACGAGTACGGATACTTGGTTTGAAAAGTAGAAGTTATGAATACTAAAATACTTACAAGTATTTcgatagaaaattataaaaaggatttcaattatttcgtttaaaaagttatgagaataaatatatatatttttataaataatttaccaggaatttactttttataaaagtagACTAACTCATAAAATGGGACTGAGACAAaacaataagtaaatatattcttaatagtACTTACACTTGTATTTAAATCATTACAAGTAAttacaaataactttaatatctctaaaaaaagtacatttaaatcTACTTCGCCCCCTCCTTGGTTAATTTCGGTTATTGTTTAGAGCCTTTATTCGATGTAAGAGACTTATATTTGTCCTGATAtggtccctttcaaataaagtccgtcaatttctcattattttgttgggaatatcaattttggatactttaatGTACTTTGATGTATGCCATCTTGGAGGAAATATTAACaatctaattttgtaaaatatttttatttaattaatatgtaggAAAATGGTAGGAAAATCATTAAGGGCGttgtagaattttttatattaaatttaccatatttataaaaaaaaaataaaagaaaaattctttgaaataacttatattttttaagacatattttgagataattttttttagaaaataattttccaactaatttcatattttttcttactgGCTTTTCCATATGAATAGATATGACTGCTTTATATTAGATGCCATGATGGGCCAATCAATAAAAGAGGGAGGACTGCTGATCAAAACTATATTTCTCTAACGTCTAGTTATATGACACATAATATACCctcatatcaattaaaatatgtatttacatgattatacaatcttatttacattgtggagacaataaattaattattacaattgcAGGGATCAGATAAATCCACCAATAATCCTACTTTTT
The sequence above is drawn from the Lepeophtheirus salmonis chromosome 5, UVic_Lsal_1.4, whole genome shotgun sequence genome and encodes:
- the LOC121118500 gene encoding uncharacterized protein is translated as MSLAMMGSLGGGDTWMSSDKSYSSPLEDSAICLGDNQSLTSLSGTSSINNDTINYLSQQLCDSNNNNDSNQINNNLIIHNNKSKLDPNSKPFSPRCGNLPKDDYGLRGLEMLIEESRKSLLSPWSSIITPADLGYSNYSLSRSRRLESPYRFKTPFSNNVLGVLNDYYYVPKEYLHSSILYDQLPLPGSHYWPTDLLFFLFYTAVGEVLQLIAGYNLFDRGWRFNKLTRTWIARIPQVPLEERSYEFERGTYQYFDVSSGSKKTAKLTLYYKEFSDRIGLPEDYKGIYSSGAYIGSQQAAIAAAHKRKEAAAIAYFKSMKSALVNGVRY